A section of the Humulus lupulus chromosome 2, drHumLupu1.1, whole genome shotgun sequence genome encodes:
- the LOC133816107 gene encoding uncharacterized protein LOC133816107 yields MELLIIWNERERQLVENGVESLKLCEVVHQRPMASLPTTKGCLLGKIQEGTPEWEKIAREAARTIPGRENGGNCDIKNLSTGSKIYLPIFVEGANLSTGDMHFSQGDGEVSFCGAIEMSGFLDLKCEIIRGGMKEYLTPMGPTPLHVNPIFEIGPVEPRFSEWLVFEGISVDESGRQHFLDEKKKKKKSKICKAFHQTFGALTES; encoded by the exons ATGGAACTTCTTATTATTTGGAATGAAAGGGAAAGACAACTTGTTGAGAATGGAGTTGAGTCTTTGAAACTTTGTGAAGTTGTGCATCAACGGCCAATGGCTAGCTTACCAACAACAAAGGGTTGTCTCCTCGGAAAG ATCCAAGAGGGTACTCCAGAGTGGGAGAAGATAGCTAGGGAGGCTGCAAGGACCATACCAGGAAGAGAAAATGGTGGGAACTGTGACATTAAAAACCTAAGTACAGGATCAAAGATCTACCTTCCTATATTCGTAGAGGGAGCAAATCTAAGTACTGGTGACATGCACTTTTCTCAGGGAGATGGTGAAGTCTCATTCTGTGGGGCAATTGAGATGAGCGGCTTTCTCGATCTCAA GTGTGAAATAATAAGGGGTGGAATGAAAGAGTATCTAACACCAATGGGGCCAACTCCACTTCATGTAAACCCAATATTTGAGATAGGCCCTGTTGAACCAAGATTCTCAGAATGGCTTGTCTTTGAGGGTATAAGCGTTGATGAGAGTGGGAGACAGCATTTTCTTgacgaaaaaaaaaagaaaaaaaaatctaaaatatgcAAGGCATTCCATCAAACATTTGGTGCTCTTACTGAATCATAG